The Elaeis guineensis isolate ETL-2024a chromosome 5, EG11, whole genome shotgun sequence DNA segment aaattaCATATACACCATGTCAACTtttcataatttatatttatattttaaatatttcaaaattttcaattaaattttaaaatttattaatttattgttATATACTTAGACGCCCGCCTCAAATGACATTGTTAACTGCATGTGAAATGACTAATATATCCCTAGATATTCAACCCCGGCAGAGTACAATCCCTCTTTTAATTCCGTTGACAATGATATCGATAGaactttagatctaaatttatttccgATGATAATCATCTATTCATGGATCCTTATTAAGATGGGCGGCTGGATCATATTCCAACTAAAATctatattttagaatctaatttaaaaatttaaaatttttggaatgttattgtatttttttaattatataaaatgaTGCATTGTACAAAAGGAAATTTGGGAGATGGAATGAATGGTGGGCTTTGGATCTGCATACTAAAAAACCTCATAGTTAAAGGAGGAAAAACAAGaaatatagataatatatgtTGTTAAGAAGGTAAAAGATTAAAGCTGCAAATGGATTGGGTTGATCTGTGATTCGATCCGATTCGATCCGGTTAGATCCGATCTGAATCTATTTAAAAGACCCATGGAGCTGGATCGGGTTCAAAAATTGGACCCGTTCATCTTTCCGGATcaggtctgaattttttgaatttggatccgatccgatccgatccgtgaaaatttttgggttaatttggatctcaaaatatatgatccaatccgatccgatccgaaccAGATCCAAATATAAGATCCGAACTCAGTTAGAATGACTCATCCAAATAAGAATTTGAGTTTGGACCAAAAGAGTGACTCACCCAAATTCTTTCTTAAATCTcttactaaaatctttaatactGTCACACTATCACAAGATCATTAATGCACTGTACAAAAAATACTATTCTTACAGCTAATCTCGAAACTtttctaaaagttcttccacaAACACAAAATAAACTGGGGACATACCAACAgttgttcataattaaaatatccaGTTACTTGTTTACTGTTGTAGATTACTATTATTTTAGGGATGGTATACAATATCCACTATCAATGGTGAAGTGAGAAGACgtgggaagagaggagagaagagaataTCTATATGAAAAGATAGATATGACCATGCTATTTTGCTGTCGATGTGACCTCTAATTctattttatgtagatttttaaattcatgatctGATCCGATCCAAATTACATCCGAATCGGATCCGCATTTTATGAATTGGGACTATGTTATATATGGATCCGACCCGATCCGAATGATCCAATGGGTCAATAAATTCGATCATAGATCCGATTCGATCCGattgaattttttattaaaataaatatgaatttaatattaaaatttgatcaaaaaaattaaattaaattgaaaTCATTCAAGATTGAACCCGATCCGATCCATTTACAGATCATTAAAAGATATTAATTATCTGTCCCTGATCTCCCGTAAACCAGGTCCCACCAATAAGTTCAGAAGAGAGGCCTAATGTTATAGATAAGCATTATTATAAAAAGGCAAGTCTGAGTGCAGTCAAGGCCAGCGGCCAGTCTTTTCCCACCTTAGTAATAAGTAGCAGTAATAATTCGCCATAAAGTGGTAGAGAACGAGGGGCGAGAGAACCGCGATCTCTCCCTGGAACTCCCTTATAAAAACACTGCTCGCCGGCTTTCCTCTGCTCACAGCCTCCCTCCAAGCTAGCTAGCtatcctttttccttttcctcaaaCCCACACATTTCTCCCAAGGAATCAAATACCAGACTTTTCCTTCCTTCCTTGGATCTCTATCTCTCTTCCCCCTCCAGAAGAAATAGAGGGGCTGAAATTAGGGGAGAAAGGAAGAAGCCGCCCAAAAGGACAGGCGGTTAAGGAGGtcagagagggggagggaggggAGAATCAGAGAGGAGGTTTCTTTCTTCACACGCGCACACACTCGCTCGCTCCCTTTCCTCCCTCCGCGTGCTTTGCGCATTTCAACACTAATGCTCTTAATTTCTTTTCCGCTTTTCGTCCAGGCATCGAAGCGCGCATTTAATTCTAGTTCGGCCGCTACGCGAGGTGGTCGGACGCTCGAGAGAGAGCTCCGTCAGTGGTTTGCTGGCCGTGTTAAAGGAGGACGAGGAGGAGTGCGTCAAGAAAAGATAAAAACGAAAGAGAGAAGGGTAGGATTGAATCTAGTCTCCAGTCTCCTCTCCTTCAAAGTTCAAATCCCCTCTCTCGGTGGTGTGTTCTGTTCTCTTCACACCTCTTTTTTTCCTCACCTTAATTACCTTTTCTTCCCCATCCACATCGTCACTTGTCACTTGCTGTCTTCGCCCTTCCTCTTTTCTAGAACAGCTGGTTCCTCTACCGTCTCTTCCTCTACGTATCTATTGCAAATATAGCCACAGAAAGTCTCAAATCTTTAGGAGATGAATGTAATCGTCTGCGGTTGTAGTGGTACTAGGGGTACCGCCGTTTCGTAATTTATTTTCttcgatctttttatttttatttttgttctgaTCGATTTTGAGTCTTGACTCCTCggaagtaagtttttttttttttttttttgggtcttctttcccttcttcttggGTAGGTGTGACCTGAAAGAGATCCGCAGCGTCCCccgccccctcctttttttctttttttctttttttccaaagAAGGAAATAAAAAGCTGTTAGTAAGTCTTTGGCGGCCCTGACTTGCCGTGTTGCTCTCTGGATCTTAGATCGGTACTTTTCTCGGCCTTCGCTCCGTCTGCTGGTGGTGGTGCTGCCGGAGAAGAGAAGAGGGCAAGGGATCTTGGCGTCAGAGAGGTGACAGAGCAAGGACGAAAAGATGCTGTCGCAGAAGCAAGCGGAGGAGGCCATCGTGGCCAGCTTCAACGAGACGGAGCAGGACGGGAACggcaaggaggaggaggaggagagggcgGAGGAGCCGCAGCCCATGTTCAGCATGAAGAGCCTCCTCTGGCACGGTGGCTCCGTCTGGGACGCCTGGTTCAGCTGCGCCTCCAATCAAGTATATAAGATATACGCCATCTCAGCAACCCCCGCACACAGACGcgccgattttttttttttttctttccttaaccttttttttttgccctttttGAGATGTAAATTCGTATTTTGTGGTGAATTTAATCGCGTTTTGTTTGGATATTATGCATGCAGGTGGCCCAGGTTCTGTTGACGCTGCCCTACTCGTTCTCGCAGCTGGGGATGCTGTCCGGGGTGCTGCTCCAGCTGTTCTACGGTTTCATGGGCAGCTGGACGGCCTACCTCATCAGCGTTCTCTACGTCGAGTACCGCACCCGCAAGGAAAAGGAGAACGTCAGCTTCAAGAATCACGTCATCCAGGTCCGTTCCTTCCTCTCCCCCCGCACCgtgctcttttttcttcttctctggcCTCCCTCTTCCTCAGTCCCAGCCCCGCACCAGTGTTCTGGAATCTGGATTGTTGGGGGACCGTATTTGCACACCGCTACCAGTTACGAATTCTGAACACCGAAATGACGGAAATACCCTTCCCACTTTTCCTCGTGTCTTGTGCGGTGCGAGCAGTGGTTCGAGGTGCTGGATGGGCTGCTGGGCCCTTACTGGAAAGCCATCGGTCTGGCCTTCAACTGTACCTTCCTCCTCTTCGGCTCCGTTATCCAGCTGATCGCTTGTGCCAGGTATGGTCGTTCTTCTTTCATTTCCAATCCGATCCGGCTTTGGAAATCACTTTAATTAAAACATcctttttcttattattattatttctgggACGATTTGACGGTGGTGGTGCAGTAACATTTACTACATCAACGACCGGCTGGACAAGAGGACGTGGACGTACATATTCGGCGCCTGCTGCGCAACCACGGTGTTCATCCCTTCGTTCCACAACTACCGGATATGGTCCTTCCTTGGTCTGGGCATGACCACCTACACCGCCTGGTACCTCACCGTCGCCGCTCTCGTCAACGGCCAGGTATCCCATCCATTCGTCCTTGTAATGATTAGGTCGCTTGCTTTATTACATTCCTTCGGGGGCCCATCGCTCCTTTGCCCtcgggaaggagaaaaatttatgagagcCGGCAAGGCTGGTGGTGGTACAATTATTTTAACCGGTGGGTAATTTCTGTGCTCTTTTGCGTGCCAGGTTGAAGGCGTGGCGCACTCGGCTCCCGCAAAGCTGGTCCTCTACTTCACCGGCGCCACCAACATACTCTACACTTTCGGCGGCCACGCCGTCACCGTGTAAGCTGCGCTATTGCTCTCAGTACTGATAGACTTGTAGCCCACTACCCTGCCCTTTCCGGAGCCGGAATAAgtgctttgttttttttttattattatttaaagaaAAGTTAAAATTTCTCCCTTTCTTGTCTTTCCAACTTTTTACCTTCCTTTCAAGGAGTTGCCTGAAGGGGATTTGGAACCcttttttttctccctcttcCGCCGCCCGTTCTATCCGCAGCTTTTGCGGGTGGTGGGCCGGGCAGCCAGGATTTGGAAGTCCTTTCCCATCTTTCCAGCCCCCACGTTTTTATTTCTTTAGCACTACAAGGACCAGCTTCCATTCCCTTCAAAAAAAAGGACCAGCTTCCATTGCTCTCGATCACCACCACTGGAGGAAACCATGCGCCACCAATATGATTTAGCCCTGCTTGCGCTGTATCTCTATGTTACTAGGATTTCTAGCGGCATCAGAACTTCCAGCGTTTGGTGTGAACCAGCTGTGATAATCAGTGGTAACCATACCAACCCTCGGCATGCTACCAGGGACCTTTTGTtcctcaaatttattattaaaggaaTCTTTTAGTGGCGAGGAAaggagtatgattgatggaaggtATAAAAGTGAAATTTGTTACCTCTCTAAGTGAAGGATGGGGACGTGattgggaggaggaggagggggaagggggACCAATTCCGGAattcgatctgattggctttgtAAGGATTTGCTTCCATCATCATTAGTTTGTTTGCTAATATCATTGTCCAATGGCCAGGGCCTTCTAAACGACGATTAGAAAGAGAGAACACTGATTTGTAGATGTAGGGCAAATAATTTCCGTGTCTTTGTCCTGACAATTGGAGTGAAAACAGCAAGATTAGGAAAGGTGCGGGCTGGATTGGTTGTAGAAGTATTTCTGGCACATGCTTGTCTTTGTACCACGCTGCTCCCTCGGGAATCTTGATtcctattatatttttatttaatatattctATAAACAAAGATGCACTGAATTATTTTGGTAAAGATGATTCCACGGGCCCCTGTTGAACTGGTGATGATTCTGACCTAACATTGGTCGTGGTCGAGCACATGCATTTTCGGGTCAGTCTTCGagtgatatatgtatatatatcggcgaaattgataattaattttataaaattaaaagagaTTCGGTATTCGATCGACGGTAGCTCCGAATATTAATTTTGTTAATATTTGTTGAAATTGTTTGACTCCGAATCCATCCAGCTGCTCACATTTCTTACCATGCATGGATATTTGTGGCAGGGAGATCATGCACGCGATGTGGAAGCCCCAGAAGTTCAAGTACATATACCTGGTGGCGACGCTATACGTGTTCACGCTGACGCTACCGTCGGCAGCGGCCATGTACTGGGCATTCGGGGACCAGCTGCTGACTCACTCCAACGCCTTCTCTCTGCTGCCCAAGTCGCGGTTCAGGGACGCCGCGGTGATCCTGATGCTGATCCACCAGTTCATCACCTTCGGATTTGCGTGCACGCCCCTCTACTTCGTGTGGGAGAAGGTGATCGGCATGCATGACACCAAGAGCATCTTCCTGCGCGCGCTGGCCCGTCTCCCCGTGGTTATCCCCATCTGGTTCCTCGCCATCATCTTCCCCTTCTTCGGGCCCATCAACTCTACCGTCGGGGCCCTCCTCGTTAGCTTCACCGTCTATATCATCCCTTCCCTCGCCCACATGCTCACCTACCGCAAGGCCTCTGCCAGACAGGTATACATTATCTATATATCTTTCTATCTATGTGCATACATACGTACATTTACATTTGTCCTTCAGATTGGGTTACTTCACTGCCTGCTAGTTTCCTGTACTGCTAAATGTTTCGCGTCCCTTTGGCTGGCGCCTTCGCATTTGGTCTGATGTATCCTTCCAACTACCACATTAACTAACTGCTAGCTGGTCATTTTGCTATGGTAGAGAACATACTGATTAAATTAATCACCCCTTATGCCCGCTCTAGTGAGAATGACACGCGACACGGTATTACCTGTTCTGATCGTTTGACATGATGTCTCTCAGTTCACTCCAGCATATTACAATTATAGATGACGATCGATCCATATGCTTGACTATATATACCAATCATATTGTATGCGTTCTACTGTTCGGA contains these protein-coding regions:
- the LOC105046249 gene encoding auxin transporter-like protein 2; translation: MLSQKQAEEAIVASFNETEQDGNGKEEEEERAEEPQPMFSMKSLLWHGGSVWDAWFSCASNQVAQVLLTLPYSFSQLGMLSGVLLQLFYGFMGSWTAYLISVLYVEYRTRKEKENVSFKNHVIQWFEVLDGLLGPYWKAIGLAFNCTFLLFGSVIQLIACASNIYYINDRLDKRTWTYIFGACCATTVFIPSFHNYRIWSFLGLGMTTYTAWYLTVAALVNGQVEGVAHSAPAKLVLYFTGATNILYTFGGHAVTVEIMHAMWKPQKFKYIYLVATLYVFTLTLPSAAAMYWAFGDQLLTHSNAFSLLPKSRFRDAAVILMLIHQFITFGFACTPLYFVWEKVIGMHDTKSIFLRALARLPVVIPIWFLAIIFPFFGPINSTVGALLVSFTVYIIPSLAHMLTYRKASARQNAAEKPPFFMPSWTAMYVLNAFVVVWVLVVGFGLGGWASMVNFVRQVDTFGLFAKCYQCPKPPVAAPPPQQH